From Acidipropionibacterium acidipropionici, one genomic window encodes:
- the dapF gene encoding diaminopimelate epimerase, producing the protein MRTTQFSKGQGTGNDFVILRDRSGMLNLTDDQVRWLCDRRFGVGGDGLLRATRAGLIPEWEGDPDLWFMDYRNADASIAEMCGNGLRVFARFLVDEGLLSRHDAVIATRAGLKHVIVHGNGTVDADIGPARTGGDAVEIRLGERSWSATPVDVGNPHAVVRVDSEEELAGLDLTVAPVWDPPESFPNGVNVEFVALTGPDRIRMRVHERGVGETLSCGTGTVAAAAAMSRPTGHEGAWTVDVPGGTLVVTPGEEDSRLTGPAVIQARGEVFIPEL; encoded by the coding sequence ATGCGGACCACACAGTTCTCGAAAGGCCAGGGCACTGGCAACGACTTCGTGATTCTTCGGGACCGGTCAGGCATGCTGAACCTCACCGACGACCAGGTGAGGTGGCTGTGCGACCGCCGCTTCGGCGTCGGTGGGGACGGGCTGCTGCGCGCCACCCGGGCCGGCCTCATCCCCGAGTGGGAGGGCGACCCCGACCTGTGGTTCATGGACTACCGCAACGCCGACGCCAGCATCGCCGAGATGTGCGGCAACGGGCTGCGGGTCTTCGCCAGATTCCTCGTCGACGAGGGACTGCTCAGCAGGCACGACGCCGTCATCGCCACCCGCGCCGGGCTCAAGCACGTCATCGTCCACGGCAACGGGACGGTCGACGCCGACATCGGCCCGGCCCGGACCGGCGGGGACGCGGTCGAGATACGGCTGGGGGAGCGGAGCTGGTCGGCGACCCCGGTCGACGTCGGCAACCCCCATGCCGTGGTCCGGGTGGACTCCGAGGAGGAGCTTGCCGGCCTCGATCTGACCGTCGCACCCGTGTGGGATCCCCCTGAGTCCTTCCCCAACGGGGTCAACGTCGAGTTCGTCGCCCTCACCGGGCCCGACCGGATCCGGATGAGGGTCCACGAGCGCGGGGTGGGCGAGACCCTGTCCTGCGGCACCGGGACGGTGGCGGCCGCGGCCGCCATGAGCCGGCCCACCGGCCACGAGGGCGCGTGGACGGTCGACGTCCCCGGCGGCACCCTCGTCGTCACCCCCGGCGAGGAGGACAGTCGACTCACGGGCCCCGCGGTCATCCAGGCCAGGGGGGAAGTATTCATCCCCGAGCTCTAA
- the miaA gene encoding tRNA (adenosine(37)-N6)-dimethylallyltransferase MiaA, producing MSHVAVPPVVALLGPTASGKSSLAVGLAELLADEGIPAEIVNADSMLVYRGMDIGTAKPGPDELARVPHHLVDVLDITTTSSVALVQTMARHAIEDCRERDVLPLVVGGSALYSRAVLDELDIPPTDPAVRARLEADLEELGSRALHDRLAERDPRAAASILPGNGRRIVRALEVVELTGSFSATMPQGRFHIPGTVEIGLNLSRDDLDRRIAERVDRMWRDGLVDEVRRLAGRGLRQGRTASRALGYRQVLQYLDGMIDEDRARLDTVVRTRRFARKQLMWYRRDPRIRWFDALSPRLVEQVAEGMRLT from the coding sequence ATGTCGCACGTCGCGGTGCCGCCGGTGGTGGCTCTCCTCGGGCCCACCGCCAGCGGGAAGTCCTCCCTGGCGGTGGGGCTCGCCGAACTGCTGGCCGACGAGGGCATACCCGCCGAGATTGTCAACGCCGACTCGATGCTCGTCTACCGCGGAATGGACATCGGCACCGCCAAGCCCGGACCCGACGAACTCGCCCGGGTGCCCCACCACCTCGTCGACGTCCTGGACATCACGACGACCTCCTCGGTCGCACTGGTGCAGACGATGGCCCGCCACGCCATCGAGGACTGCCGGGAGCGAGACGTGCTGCCCCTGGTCGTCGGAGGATCGGCGCTGTACTCCCGCGCCGTCCTCGACGAGCTCGACATTCCGCCCACCGACCCTGCGGTGCGCGCCCGCCTCGAGGCGGACCTGGAGGAGCTGGGCTCCCGGGCCCTGCACGACCGGCTGGCCGAACGCGACCCCCGGGCCGCCGCCTCGATCCTGCCGGGCAACGGGCGGCGGATCGTGCGCGCCCTGGAGGTCGTCGAGCTCACCGGCTCCTTCTCCGCAACAATGCCCCAGGGAAGATTCCATATCCCCGGAACCGTCGAGATCGGCCTGAACCTGTCTCGCGACGACCTGGACCGCAGGATCGCCGAACGGGTCGACCGGATGTGGCGCGACGGCCTGGTCGACGAGGTGCGTCGGCTGGCCGGCCGAGGACTGCGGCAGGGGCGCACCGCCTCCCGGGCGCTGGGGTACCGGCAGGTGCTGCAGTACCTGGACGGCATGATCGACGAGGACCGCGCCAGGCTCGACACCGTGGTCCGCACCAGGCGGTTCGCCCGCAAACAGCTCATGTGGTACCGGCGGGACCCGCGGATCCGCTGGTTCGACGCCCTATCGCCCCGGCTCGTCGAACAGGTCGCGGAGGGCATGCGTTTGACCTGA
- a CDS encoding antitoxin, with translation MGLFDKAKDAVTNNQDKIKDAVNSHEEQIDRAVDKIGDAVDSATGGRFADQVDKAQDAVKDRTGNL, from the coding sequence ATGGGACTCTTTGACAAGGCTAAAGACGCCGTGACCAACAATCAGGACAAGATCAAGGACGCCGTCAACAGCCACGAGGAGCAGATCGACCGGGCAGTGGACAAGATCGGGGATGCGGTGGATTCCGCAACCGGCGGTCGGTTCGCTGATCAGGTTGACAAGGCCCAGGACGCTGTGAAGGACCGCACCGGGAACCTCTGA
- the miaB gene encoding tRNA (N6-isopentenyl adenosine(37)-C2)-methylthiotransferase MiaB encodes MTETHQPTYRVVTYGCQMNVHDSERIAGLLESAGYVPDPRDDSLDPADVVVFNTCAVRENADNRLYGTLGHMASVKAANPGMQLAVGGCMAQKDKATVVDRAPWVDVVFGTHNLAALPILLERSRVNREAAVEIEESLQTFPSDLPTHRESAYSAWVSISVGCNNTCTFCIVPQLRGRETDRRPGDILAEIRALVDEGVQEITLLGQNVNSYGVQFGDRGAFAKLLRACGRIDGLERVRFTSPHPAAFTDDVIEAMAETPNVMPSLHMPLQSGSDRVLREMRRSYRSRKFLGILERVRSAMPEAAITTDIIVGFPGETEEDFEETMRVVEASRFSAAFTFQYSIRPGTPAGVMTDQVPKPVVQERYERLVELVDDIAWAENRRLEGRTVEVMFSAGEGRKDDATHRVTGRARDNRLVHVALDPAGERPRPGDIGEVRITRAAPHHLMADSGLLSLRRTRGGDAWQARQEAAGPVEVSAVSLGMPGIGAPAS; translated from the coding sequence ATGACCGAGACACATCAGCCCACGTATCGCGTCGTCACCTACGGGTGTCAGATGAATGTCCACGACTCCGAGCGGATCGCCGGCCTGCTGGAATCAGCCGGCTATGTCCCCGACCCCCGGGACGACAGCCTCGATCCGGCCGACGTCGTCGTCTTCAACACCTGCGCGGTCCGCGAGAACGCCGACAACCGGCTCTACGGGACGCTCGGTCACATGGCGTCGGTCAAGGCCGCGAACCCCGGGATGCAGCTCGCGGTCGGCGGCTGCATGGCGCAGAAGGACAAGGCGACCGTCGTGGACCGGGCGCCCTGGGTCGACGTCGTCTTCGGAACCCACAATCTGGCCGCACTGCCGATCCTGCTGGAGCGCTCACGGGTCAACCGGGAGGCGGCCGTCGAGATCGAGGAGTCCCTCCAGACCTTTCCCAGCGACCTGCCCACCCACCGCGAGTCCGCCTACTCCGCGTGGGTCTCCATCTCGGTGGGCTGCAACAACACCTGCACCTTCTGCATCGTGCCGCAGCTGCGCGGCAGGGAGACCGACCGGCGGCCCGGCGACATCCTCGCCGAGATCCGCGCCCTCGTCGACGAGGGCGTCCAGGAGATCACCCTGCTCGGGCAGAACGTCAACTCCTACGGCGTCCAGTTCGGCGACCGGGGGGCCTTCGCCAAGCTGCTGCGGGCCTGTGGCCGGATCGACGGGCTCGAGCGGGTGCGATTCACCTCCCCGCATCCGGCCGCCTTCACCGACGACGTCATCGAGGCGATGGCCGAGACCCCCAATGTGATGCCCAGCCTGCACATGCCCCTGCAGTCGGGATCCGACCGGGTCCTGCGCGAGATGCGCCGCTCCTACCGCTCCAGGAAGTTCCTCGGGATCCTCGAGAGGGTGCGCTCGGCGATGCCCGAGGCGGCCATCACCACCGACATCATCGTCGGCTTCCCCGGTGAGACCGAGGAGGACTTCGAGGAGACCATGCGGGTGGTGGAGGCCTCCCGCTTCTCGGCCGCCTTCACCTTCCAGTACTCCATCCGGCCCGGCACCCCGGCCGGCGTGATGACCGACCAGGTGCCCAAGCCGGTCGTCCAGGAGCGCTACGAGCGCCTGGTGGAGCTGGTCGACGACATCGCCTGGGCCGAGAACCGGCGTCTGGAGGGCCGCACCGTCGAGGTGATGTTCTCGGCCGGCGAGGGCCGCAAGGACGACGCCACACACCGGGTCACCGGGCGGGCCCGCGACAACCGTCTCGTCCACGTCGCCCTGGACCCCGCGGGGGAGAGGCCGCGGCCCGGCGACATCGGCGAGGTGCGGATCACCCGGGCCGCTCCGCACCACCTGATGGCCGACTCCGGGCTGCTGAGCCTGCGGCGCACCCGCGGGGGAGACGCCTGGCAGGCCCGTCAGGAGGCCGCGGGACCCGTCGAGGTCTCGGCGGTGTCATTGGGGATGCCGGGGATCGGGGCCCCGGCGAGCTGA
- the rny gene encoding ribonuclease Y yields MRESLIRVSPQLVMISSWSVIAVVLAVALVLVVVGDILARRRSGAMLNASRRDVAEERERLEQELERRRSDLETGLEDRRRTLEEDFERRRSALEESGRRRTESLDRRQAQVDRDRSQAADDLSRIAGMTVEQAHRELVEGAETDARAEAEALSRRIEEEARDQAEERARVVLATAIQRYSGDITADSVVASVDLPSNDMKGRIIGREGRNIRCLEQVTGTTVIVDDTPGIVLVSCFDPIRREIARLTLKDLVGDGRIHPARIEQAHQRAVRRIEALCLEAGEDALHQLGITDMAEGLRPILGSLKYRTSYGQDVLAHSVECGRLAGLMAAEIGADAAICRRAALLHDIGKSLTPGIEGSHALVGAELARRYGESEEVVHAVAAHHNEVEARSVADVLTQAADAVSASRPGARRDSLESHVRRLEEMESLATAHDGVAKAFAVQAGRDLRVMVVPEEVDDDAARHLARQIAHEVGDRVVVPGQVKVTVIRETRAVEVTGAGD; encoded by the coding sequence GTGCGTGAATCCCTCATCAGGGTCTCGCCGCAGCTGGTGATGATCTCATCGTGGTCGGTCATCGCCGTCGTCCTGGCCGTCGCACTCGTCCTCGTGGTGGTCGGAGACATCCTGGCCAGACGACGCTCGGGGGCGATGCTCAACGCATCCCGACGCGACGTCGCCGAGGAGCGGGAGCGCCTCGAACAGGAGCTCGAACGGCGCCGCAGCGACCTCGAGACCGGCCTGGAGGACCGCCGTCGCACCCTCGAGGAGGATTTCGAGCGGCGCCGCAGCGCCCTGGAGGAGTCGGGACGGCGTCGTACCGAGAGTCTCGACCGCCGGCAGGCCCAGGTGGACAGGGACCGCTCCCAGGCGGCCGACGACCTGTCGCGGATCGCCGGGATGACCGTCGAGCAGGCCCACCGGGAGCTGGTGGAGGGCGCCGAGACCGATGCCCGTGCCGAGGCCGAGGCGCTGTCGCGCAGAATCGAGGAGGAGGCCCGCGATCAGGCCGAGGAGCGCGCCCGGGTGGTCCTGGCCACAGCCATCCAGAGGTACTCCGGGGATATCACCGCCGACTCGGTGGTGGCCTCGGTCGATCTGCCCTCCAATGACATGAAGGGGCGGATCATCGGCCGTGAGGGCCGCAACATCCGCTGCCTGGAACAGGTCACCGGAACCACCGTCATCGTCGACGACACCCCCGGGATCGTGCTGGTGAGCTGCTTCGACCCGATACGGCGGGAGATCGCCAGGCTCACCCTCAAGGATCTGGTCGGCGACGGCAGGATCCATCCGGCCAGGATCGAACAGGCCCACCAGCGCGCGGTCAGGAGGATCGAGGCGCTCTGCCTGGAGGCCGGCGAGGACGCCCTCCATCAGCTCGGCATCACCGATATGGCCGAGGGGCTGAGGCCCATCCTCGGATCTCTGAAGTACCGCACCTCCTACGGTCAGGACGTCCTCGCCCACAGCGTCGAGTGCGGCCGGCTGGCCGGACTGATGGCCGCCGAGATCGGCGCGGACGCCGCGATCTGCCGACGGGCCGCACTGCTCCACGACATCGGGAAATCGCTGACCCCCGGTATCGAGGGATCCCACGCCCTGGTCGGCGCCGAACTGGCCCGGCGGTACGGCGAGTCAGAGGAGGTCGTGCACGCCGTCGCGGCCCACCACAACGAGGTGGAGGCCCGGTCGGTGGCCGATGTGCTCACCCAGGCCGCCGACGCCGTGTCGGCGTCCCGGCCCGGGGCCCGCCGGGACTCCCTGGAGAGCCACGTGCGCAGACTGGAGGAGATGGAGTCCCTGGCCACCGCCCACGACGGCGTCGCCAAGGCCTTCGCCGTCCAGGCGGGGCGGGATCTGCGGGTCATGGTGGTGCCCGAGGAGGTCGACGACGACGCGGCCAGGCACCTCGCACGCCAGATCGCCCACGAGGTGGGCGACCGGGTGGTGGTACCGGGCCAGGTGAAGGTCACCGTGATCCGCGAGACCCGCGCCGTGGAGGTCACCGGGGCGGGGGACTGA
- the recA gene encoding recombinase RecA gives MVVADREKALKDAMEHIDKQYGNGSIMRLGDRETVKIPAIPTGSVALDVALGVGGLPRGRIVEIYGPESGGKTTLALHAIANAQAEGGICAFIDAEHALDPEYAKNLGVDTDNLLISQPDNGEQALEIADTLVRSGALELIVIDSVAALTPKAEIEGDMGDSHVGLQARLMSQALRKMTGALSGAGTTAIFINQLREKIGVMFGNPETTTGGRALKFYSSVRLDVRRIQTLKDGDEMVGNRTRVKVVKNKVAPPFKQAEFDILYGQGISREGSLIDMGVDCAIIRKSGSWYTYNETEQLGQGKENVRKFLKENTEVAAEIESKIRIRMGLDTDDEVPAEVDPKTGEVMF, from the coding sequence ATGGTAGTTGCAGACAGGGAGAAGGCCCTCAAGGATGCGATGGAGCACATCGACAAGCAGTACGGCAACGGCTCCATCATGCGTCTGGGTGATCGTGAGACCGTGAAGATCCCGGCCATCCCGACCGGATCGGTGGCCCTCGACGTCGCGCTGGGGGTCGGCGGGCTTCCCCGCGGCCGGATCGTGGAGATCTACGGCCCCGAGTCCGGCGGCAAGACCACGCTGGCGCTCCACGCGATCGCCAACGCACAGGCCGAGGGCGGCATCTGCGCCTTCATCGACGCCGAGCACGCCCTGGACCCCGAATACGCCAAGAACCTCGGCGTCGACACCGACAACCTGCTGATCAGCCAGCCGGACAACGGCGAGCAGGCCCTGGAGATCGCCGACACCCTGGTGCGATCGGGAGCCCTGGAACTCATCGTCATCGACTCGGTCGCGGCGCTGACGCCCAAGGCCGAGATCGAGGGCGACATGGGAGACTCCCATGTCGGCCTGCAGGCCCGGCTGATGAGCCAGGCTCTGCGCAAGATGACCGGCGCGTTGAGCGGAGCCGGCACCACCGCCATCTTCATCAACCAGCTGCGCGAGAAGATCGGTGTCATGTTCGGCAACCCGGAGACCACCACGGGCGGGCGGGCGCTGAAGTTCTACTCCTCGGTCCGGCTGGACGTCCGGCGCATCCAGACCCTCAAGGACGGCGACGAGATGGTCGGCAACCGCACCCGGGTCAAGGTGGTCAAGAACAAGGTCGCCCCGCCCTTCAAGCAGGCCGAGTTCGACATCCTCTACGGCCAGGGGATCTCCCGGGAGGGCAGCCTCATCGACATGGGCGTGGACTGCGCCATCATTCGCAAGTCCGGCTCCTGGTACACCTACAACGAGACCGAGCAGCTCGGCCAGGGCAAGGAGAATGTCCGCAAGTTCCTCAAGGAGAACACCGAGGTCGCCGCGGAGATCGAGTCGAAGATCCGTATCCGGATGGGCCTGGACACCGATGACGAGGTGCCCGCCGAGGTCGACCCGAAGACCGGGGAGGTGATGTTCTGA
- a CDS encoding DUF3046 domain-containing protein, whose protein sequence is MRESELWRRLEAVLGPDYVRSWAGSVVMAELGGRTVVEALADGLDAKTVWRSCWAVLELPESQR, encoded by the coding sequence GTGCGCGAGTCTGAACTGTGGAGACGCCTGGAGGCGGTCCTGGGCCCCGACTACGTCCGGTCCTGGGCGGGGTCCGTGGTGATGGCGGAACTGGGCGGGCGCACCGTGGTGGAGGCACTGGCCGACGGCCTCGACGCCAAGACGGTCTGGCGTTCCTGCTGGGCGGTGCTCGAGCTGCCCGAGTCGCAGCGCTGA
- a CDS encoding DeoR/GlpR family DNA-binding transcription regulator translates to MVALLAILRDRDEVQLRELADLLGASAATIRRDVAALADQGLLIRTHGGARSAGVGAELPVNLRDGRHRRAKEAIARAAVSELPVGKHAIALTGGTTTAEVLRALHHRRDLTIVTNSVGIALEAANQGQQRVLIAGGILRPSSLELVGSLAESTFKQINVGTAIVGCDGLSVDGGLTTHDDVEAATNHTMIERAPRIIAVADGSKIGRVTLARLADVTDIDLLVTDDTADPEQIEGIRARGVQVKLVQAPQE, encoded by the coding sequence ATGGTCGCCCTGCTCGCGATACTGCGAGATCGCGACGAGGTGCAGCTGAGAGAGCTGGCCGACCTGCTCGGCGCCAGCGCCGCCACGATCCGGCGCGACGTCGCCGCTCTCGCCGATCAGGGACTTCTCATCCGGACCCACGGTGGGGCGCGCAGCGCGGGCGTGGGGGCCGAGCTCCCGGTCAATCTTCGCGACGGGCGCCATCGCCGCGCCAAGGAGGCGATCGCCCGCGCGGCGGTGAGCGAACTGCCCGTCGGCAAGCACGCGATCGCGCTGACCGGGGGCACCACGACGGCCGAGGTGCTGCGGGCGCTGCACCACCGGCGCGATCTGACGATCGTCACGAACTCGGTGGGAATCGCCCTGGAGGCCGCCAATCAGGGCCAGCAGCGGGTACTCATCGCCGGCGGCATCCTTCGCCCGAGTTCGCTGGAACTCGTGGGATCGCTGGCCGAGTCCACCTTCAAGCAGATCAACGTGGGTACCGCGATCGTCGGTTGCGACGGCCTGTCGGTCGACGGCGGTCTCACGACTCATGACGACGTCGAGGCCGCGACCAATCACACGATGATCGAACGCGCACCACGGATCATCGCGGTGGCCGACGGCTCGAAGATCGGGCGGGTCACCCTGGCCCGGCTCGCCGACGTCACCGATATCGATCTGCTCGTCACCGACGACACGGCCGATCCGGAGCAGATCGAGGGGATCCGCGCCCGCGGCGTTCAGGTGAAGTTGGTTCAGGCTCCCCAGGAGTGA
- a CDS encoding helix-turn-helix domain-containing protein, whose protein sequence is MKAALLREMLGESLREQRFAQGRTLREVSSGARVSLGYLSEVERGQKEASSELILAICTALQLPQSELMRMVSDKLLKAETRAQSQVTVAA, encoded by the coding sequence ATGAAGGCTGCCCTGCTTCGGGAAATGCTCGGGGAATCACTTCGCGAGCAGCGATTCGCCCAAGGACGCACCCTGCGGGAGGTGTCATCGGGCGCCCGGGTCTCGCTCGGCTACCTGTCCGAGGTGGAGAGGGGCCAGAAGGAGGCCTCGAGCGAGCTGATCCTGGCGATCTGCACCGCCCTCCAGCTTCCGCAGTCCGAGCTGATGCGGATGGTGAGCGACAAACTGCTCAAGGCCGAGACCCGCGCCCAGAGTCAAGTGACTGTGGCCGCCTGA
- a CDS encoding CinA family protein: MSPDPVAARLVGALVGRRVTVATCESLTGGLVGATITGVPGASAVYRGGLITYASDLKTSLAGVDAAWIAEHGVINAETALAMARGCARACGAQLGLSCTGVAGPDPQDGAAVGTVFVCAWTQQRLVPVELHLEGDRQAVREQTVAALLAAGVSCVTDL, encoded by the coding sequence ATGAGTCCTGACCCGGTCGCCGCGCGGCTGGTGGGCGCACTGGTCGGTCGCCGGGTCACGGTGGCCACCTGCGAGTCGTTGACCGGGGGACTGGTCGGTGCCACCATCACCGGGGTGCCCGGGGCGTCGGCGGTCTATCGCGGCGGGCTCATCACCTACGCCTCGGATCTTAAGACCTCCCTGGCGGGGGTGGACGCCGCCTGGATCGCCGAGCACGGCGTCATCAACGCCGAGACCGCCCTGGCGATGGCCCGCGGCTGTGCGAGGGCCTGTGGCGCGCAGCTGGGGCTGTCCTGCACGGGGGTGGCCGGGCCCGACCCCCAGGACGGCGCGGCGGTCGGAACCGTCTTCGTCTGCGCCTGGACGCAGCAGCGCCTCGTGCCGGTCGAACTCCACCTGGAGGGGGACCGCCAGGCCGTCCGTGAGCAGACTGTCGCGGCCCTGCTGGCCGCCGGTGTGAGCTGCGTCACAGATCTCTGA
- the pgsA gene encoding CDP-diacylglycerol--glycerol-3-phosphate 3-phosphatidyltransferase, whose translation MSERPSNFNVPNALTVLRLVAVPVFGWMLLAHAHDGTWRTWTTVVFVVAILTDFVDGKIARKYDLVTDFGKIWDSVADKAITGMAFIGLSIVGELPWWMTILILAREWGITVMRVFMLKYEVMAANKGGKLKTATQSLAITLFCIGLWRTPVVVDVISWAVMIVAFGLTVVTGVMYIVDAVRIRRDALSKASEEPSDES comes from the coding sequence ATGAGTGAGCGTCCGAGCAATTTCAATGTGCCGAATGCGCTCACAGTGCTACGGCTGGTCGCGGTGCCGGTCTTCGGGTGGATGCTGCTGGCCCACGCCCACGACGGCACCTGGCGCACCTGGACCACCGTGGTGTTCGTGGTGGCCATTCTCACCGACTTCGTCGACGGCAAGATCGCCCGCAAGTACGACCTCGTCACCGATTTCGGCAAGATCTGGGACTCGGTGGCCGACAAGGCGATCACCGGGATGGCCTTCATCGGGCTGTCGATCGTCGGCGAGCTGCCCTGGTGGATGACCATCCTCATCCTGGCCCGGGAATGGGGCATCACCGTGATGCGGGTCTTCATGCTCAAGTACGAGGTGATGGCCGCCAACAAGGGCGGCAAGCTCAAGACCGCCACCCAGTCGCTGGCCATCACCCTGTTCTGCATCGGCCTGTGGCGCACCCCCGTGGTGGTCGACGTCATCTCCTGGGCGGTGATGATCGTCGCCTTCGGGCTCACCGTGGTCACCGGCGTCATGTACATCGTCGACGCCGTCCGGATCCGCCGTGATGCCCTGTCGAAGGCGTCGGAGGAGCCCTCCGATGAGTCCTGA
- the rimO gene encoding 30S ribosomal protein S12 methylthiotransferase RimO: MTVHLVSMGCARNDVDAEELAARLEAGGFRLVDDPEHAETVMVNTCGFIEQAKKDSVDTLLEAADLKAGGTTKSVVAVGCMAERYGAELAEALPEADAVLGFDDYQDISGRLQTILAGGSVEAHVPHDRRRLLPLSPAARADAAAGVSVPGIHTAPDLPASVTPSSGPRAATRRRLGTGPSAPLKIASGCDRRCAFCAIPSFRGSYLSRPVAEIVEEARWLVDHGVREAFLVSENSSSYGKDLGDLRHMEKLVRELDRVDGLEWIRISYLQPAELRPSLIDAMLGTEKVVPYFDLSFQHASGPLLRRMRRFGDAESFLGIIEGIRARCPEAGFRSNFITGFPGETEADVDVLVDFLSSARLDVAGIFAYSDEEGTEGARLDEHLDDDVIAERRDRLADIVDETVAQRAEDRLGECAPVLIEEVGDDGAIGRAPHQGPEVDGTVTLPEPAGAQVGDMVRARFIGSDGADLIGESV, from the coding sequence ATGACCGTGCACCTGGTGTCGATGGGCTGTGCCCGCAACGACGTCGACGCCGAGGAACTGGCCGCCCGGCTGGAGGCCGGCGGATTCCGACTGGTCGACGACCCGGAGCACGCTGAGACGGTGATGGTGAACACCTGCGGATTCATCGAGCAGGCCAAGAAGGACTCGGTCGACACCCTCCTGGAGGCCGCCGACCTGAAGGCCGGCGGCACCACGAAGTCGGTGGTGGCGGTGGGCTGCATGGCCGAGCGCTACGGTGCGGAGCTCGCCGAGGCCCTCCCGGAGGCCGACGCCGTGCTCGGCTTCGACGACTACCAGGACATCTCCGGGCGCCTTCAGACGATTCTTGCCGGAGGATCGGTGGAGGCCCACGTCCCCCACGACCGGCGCAGGCTGCTGCCCCTCTCACCGGCCGCCCGGGCCGACGCCGCGGCCGGGGTCTCGGTGCCCGGTATCCACACCGCACCCGACCTGCCCGCCTCCGTGACGCCGAGCTCCGGGCCCCGCGCCGCCACCCGGAGACGCCTGGGGACCGGGCCCAGCGCACCGCTGAAGATCGCTTCGGGCTGCGACCGACGGTGCGCCTTCTGCGCGATCCCGAGCTTCCGCGGCTCCTACCTGTCCCGGCCCGTCGCCGAGATCGTCGAGGAGGCCCGCTGGCTGGTCGATCACGGCGTGAGGGAGGCCTTCCTCGTCTCGGAGAACTCCAGCTCGTACGGCAAGGACCTGGGGGATCTGCGACACATGGAGAAGCTGGTGCGCGAGCTCGACCGCGTCGACGGTCTGGAATGGATCAGGATCTCCTATCTCCAGCCCGCGGAGCTGAGGCCCTCACTGATCGACGCCATGCTGGGTACCGAGAAGGTCGTGCCCTACTTCGACCTGTCCTTCCAGCACGCGTCGGGCCCGCTGCTGCGTCGGATGCGCCGCTTCGGCGACGCCGAGTCCTTCCTGGGAATCATCGAGGGCATCCGTGCCCGGTGCCCCGAGGCGGGATTCCGCTCCAACTTCATCACCGGCTTCCCCGGGGAGACCGAGGCCGACGTCGACGTCCTGGTCGACTTCCTCTCGTCGGCCCGCCTGGATGTGGCCGGGATCTTCGCCTACTCCGACGAGGAGGGCACCGAGGGAGCCCGGCTCGACGAGCACCTGGACGACGACGTCATCGCCGAGCGCCGCGACCGTCTGGCCGACATCGTCGACGAGACGGTGGCCCAGCGGGCCGAGGACCGGCTCGGCGAGTGCGCACCCGTGCTCATCGAGGAGGTCGGTGACGACGGGGCGATCGGACGCGCACCTCATCAGGGGCCCGAGGTGGACGGCACCGTCACACTGCCCGAACCGGCCGGGGCACAGGTGGGCGACATGGTCCGCGCCAGGTTCATCGGATCCGACGGGGCCGACCTCATCGGGGAGTCCGTGTGA